In Cardinium endosymbiont of Dermatophagoides farinae, the sequence GAACCAATACTCTGTAGGAGGAACCTATACCCAGGAATTCTATATTGACTATTATTTTTTTTATGTCCAGTGCAATCGTCCAGAAATGTTCTTTGGTGAGATCTATTTCCTTATCACGCGTTATAATATGTTGCATTACTCTATGGGCCTCATAAGAGTTATGAATAGCAATCTTATTCTGATTTCGTAGGCGAATAATCATAATCGTTAAGATATAACTTCAATAATAATCAATAAGCATTATACAAGTCTATTGATCTGATCCGGAGATAAACCCGTTGTTTTAGAAACTTTCTCTAGATCATATCCCTCTTTAAGCATAGCTTTAGCTATTTCTAACTTTCCTTCTATTTTACCAATATTTTTTCCCGATTGCTCAGCAGAGGCCATGTTTTTAGCCATATCGCTTATCTCTTTTTTAAGTCTTTTTTCCATCTCATGGCTAGGGATATACTTACAACTTTTATATATCTGATCCATTAATCCATGATCCTTGAAATCATAAAAACTATTTTCTGTAATAATGAGATGATCTAATAGTTTAATACCAACTATCGCTGCTGCTTGGTGTAAACGGTCTGTAACATCTATATCCTCTTCTGAAGGGGTTAAATCGCCTGTTGGGCAGTTATGAATCAGGACAATACCAAAAGCTTTCTTTTGTAAAGGTATACTCAATATGTCTGCCGGTTCATGCACTACTGTAGCATAATTCCCCATTCCACAAAGTTCAAGATTTAAAATACTTGCTCCTTTATCTAAAGCAGCCACCCATAAGTTTGCCATACTGAGATCTGGCTTATCTGGTTGTGATAACAATGTAGACATCAAACCAAAAAGATCATAAGCATCCACTGGAGGTTTGACGGTTCCTTTCTTTTTTTTAACTGACATAATGGTAAAGAAGTAAGATAAGTATGCTAATATGAGATATAACTCAACTAATTTTTCTATATTTTAGTTATTTAATCAAATAAATAATTATTCAGTTAAATAACTAATTCTGTCTGCTACGTATCGAAAAACTTCTTCACATTTTTTAGTTAATCCAATATAACGTGTTTCCGTAATCGATCTACCCATCTTAATGATGTCTATCCAGGATCTATGCTTCACTGATTTTCAATTGTTCAATCGTACCAAAACGAGACACATAAAACCAGAAACTCATTGTTTTTAGTATATCAGACAATATGTACACCCTTTCTATCCTACTTCTTGAAAATAACCAGTAGCATTAACAGCAAAGTTTTTAGGTGGCATCACTTGAAAGGCATGTTGCTTATCACGTTGGTGTACTTCAATAGCTGCTTCTGCAATATTGAGCTTTACAGGATCATATTTTAGGCCTATAAACACTTTCTTATGGCATAAGTCATATTGAATGCTATAATCTTTACTATGTATTTGCTCCAGGGCATATAAGGCTGGCTTATCTACCTTTAATTCAAAAATATAGACGGCGCTTTGATCATTATATTGGCCCTCCATAACGATATCTGTACGCCCTATGCCACTATCTGTTTCAGCACTGGCCCATGTACCATGGGTGGTATGGAAAGCACCATTCAGAAAGGAATATAAAGCACCCTGAAAGCTCCTTTCTGTTTTATCCAGAAAACGATAACCTGCTTTAGCCAGACAAGCACTACGAATGATGTTAAGAAAGAAATCCATGTTTCTTTTCTTAAAGATTCTAAGATAGAAGTACTACAAATCTTTCCTATTTCTTGTTGTTTTTGAGCGATAAACCTGGATAAGGTAAGTTTTAAAGAGGATTGTACTTCCTGATTCGGAAACTTTAAATAATAGTCCGTTGGATTTTTATCTTCTCGTGTGTCATCTTGAAATCCATTAGGATCTAGCGTAAGATAACCCGTTTGGTACATTAAAGGGAATAAGGCTATTTCGTTAAGAGCGTTTGCCAGGTTTTCAAAGTCTAGCTGATTGATGGAAAAGCTAGAGTTATCCCAATGGATC encodes:
- a CDS encoding PD-(D/E)XK nuclease domain-containing protein yields the protein MDFFLNIIRSACLAKAGYRFLDKTERSFQGALYSFLNGAFHTTHGTWASAETDSGIGRTDIVMEGQYNDQSAVYIFELKVDKPALYALEQIHSKDYSIQYDLCHKKVFIGLKYDPVKLNIAEAAIEVHQRDKQHAFQVMPPKNFAVNATGYFQEVG
- a CDS encoding JAB domain-containing protein codes for the protein MSVKKKKGTVKPPVDAYDLFGLMSTLLSQPDKPDLSMANLWVAALDKGASILNLELCGMGNYATVVHEPADILSIPLQKKAFGIVLIHNCPTGDLTPSEEDIDVTDRLHQAAAIVGIKLLDHLIITENSFYDFKDHGLMDQIYKSCKYIPSHEMEKRLKKEISDMAKNMASAEQSGKNIGKIEGKLEIAKAMLKEGYDLEKVSKTTGLSPDQINRLV